In Toxotes jaculatrix isolate fToxJac2 chromosome 20, fToxJac2.pri, whole genome shotgun sequence, the following proteins share a genomic window:
- the aoc1 gene encoding amiloride-sensitive amine oxidase [copper-containing], producing the protein MRLLCLLLLVCLAGCSASRSRDWALHGAPMFADLTVRELKAVRAYLHGIPELELTDARSKILKRNSILLIELHLPRKHEALRALDRGQAKPPRQARVIIQFANQTKPNITEYIVSPLPSPNSHEVKTFKGDRPIQFESRPITLVEYDHINSILEKITTKAHKLLFETTGGFSFTNCSDRCLTFSDIAPRGLGPGERRTWIMLQKFVEGYFIHPVGFEVLINHQDLDPEKWTVEKVWYNSVYFDSVEELVEKYESGGVEKVKLPRHDDNDLYSTYIPRGHSKTPTNIHGPKLVEPQGPRYYIDRNFVEYAGWSFAYRVRSSAGLQVFDLRFNGERIAYEISLQEAVAFYAGDTPAAMQTKYIDAGWAMGSSTYELAPGIDCPEIATFIDLYHYFDTDKPVQHKNALCIFEMTTAMPLRRHFNSNFQGGYNFYGGVENTVLVMRTTSTVYNYDYIWDFLFYQNGVAEVKVSATGYIHATFFTPNGLHYGTKVYNYVLGNLHTHLVHYKVDLDIAGRENSFETMDLKFVNFTNPWSPNNFIVQSKLHRTEHRTERSAAFRFGKKFPRYVHFYNPNEKNKWGHQRGYRIQFNSHAHGVLPRGWREENGISWSRYPLAVTRHKDSEASSSSIYTQNDPWEPVVSFEDYIRNNEDIVNQDLVAWVTVGFLHVPHSEDIPNTATPGNAVGFFLRPFNFFDEDPSLASRSTVIVRPGQDGKPKVQRWTPEVVGHCVTNKPFFYNGTYAGV; encoded by the exons ATGAGGCTTCTCTGCCTTCTGCTGCTGGTCTGTTTGGCTGGTTGCAGTGCTTCCAGGTCAAGAGACTGGGCTCTTCATGGCGCCCCTATGTTTGCAGACCTCACAGTTCGTGAGTTGAAAGCAGTCCGGGCCTACCTGCATGGTATTCCAGAACTGGAGCTTACTGATGCTCGTAGCAAGATTCTGAAAAGGAACAGCATCCTCCTGATAGAACTCCATTTGCCAAGGAAGCATGAAGCCCTGAGAGCTCTGGACCGTGGCCAGGCCAAACCCCCACGTCAAGCCCGTGTGATCATCCAGTTCGCAAACCAGACCAAACCCAACATAACTGAGTATATTGTCAGTCCTCTACCATCCCCAAATTCTCATGAAGTCAAAACCTTCAAGGGGGATAGGCCCATACAGTTTGAGTCAAGGCCTATTACTCTTGTAGAATATGATCATATCAATAGCATCCTCGAGAAGATCACAACTAAAGCTCACAAGCTTCTATTTGAGACCACAGGAGGGTTTTCCTTTACTAACTGCTCTGACCGCTGCCTGACGTTCTCTGACATAGCTCCCCGTGGGTTGGGTCCAGGTGAGAGAAGAACCTGGATCATGTTGCAGAAGTTTGTGGAAGGTTATTTCATCCACCCAGTTGGGTTTGAGGTACTGATCAATCATCAGGACCTGGATCCAGAAAAGTGGACTGTTGAAAAGGTCTGGTACAACAGCGTGTACTTTGATAGTGTTGAGGAACTGGTAGAAAAATATGAATCAGGAGGTGTAGAGAAGGTCAAACTGCCCCGTCATGACGACAATGACCTCTACTCCACCTACATCCCTCGGGGCCACAGCAAGACTCCCACTAATATCCATGGACCAAAGCTTGTGGAACCTCAGGGGCCTCGCTATTACATTGACCGCAACTTTGTTGAATATGCCGGATGGTCTTTCGCCTACAGAGTCCGCTCATCAGCTGGGCTTCAAGTGTTTGACCTGCGTTTCAACGGAGAAAGGATTGCCTATGAGATCAGCCTCCAAGAAGCTGTTGCTTTCTATGCTGGTGATACCCCTGCTGCCATGCAAACAAAGTATATTGATGCTGGCTGGGCGATGGGGAGCTCAACCTATGAGCTGGCACCAGGAATTGACTGTCCAGAGATTGCCACCTTTATTGACCTTTACCATTACTTTGACACAGACAAACCTGTGCAACACAAAAATGCACTCTGTATTTTTGAGATGACCACTGCTATGCCTCTGAGAAGACATTTCAACTCCAACTTCCAGGGCGGTTACAACTTCTACGGAGGGGTCGAAAACACCGTGCTGGTGATGCGGACGACCTCAACAGTTTACAACTATGATTACATCTGGGACTTCCTCTTCTACCAGAATGGGGTGGCGGAGGTAAAGGTCAGTGCCACTGGATACATCCACGCCACTTTCTTTACACCTAACGGACTTCACTACGGCACCAAGGTGTACAACTATGTGCTGggaaacctgcacacacacctcgTTCATTACAAAGTGGATCTTGATATTGCTG GTCGAGAGAACAGCTTTGAGACGATGGATCTGAAATTTGTCAACTTCACAAATCCCTGGAGCCCGAATAATTTCATCGTCCAGTCCAAACTGCACAGGACAGAGCACAGGACTGAGCGATCTGCTGCTTTCCGCTTTGGCAAAAAGTTCCCCCGCTATGTGCACTTTTACAACCctaatgagaaaaataaatgggGGCACCAGAGGGGTTACCGTATTCAGTTTAACTCACATGCACACGGTGTCCTTCCAAGAGgctggagagaggaaaatggCATCAGTTGGTCAAG GTATCCTCTGGCTGTGACTCGTCATAAAGATAGTgaggccagcagcagcagcatttacaCCCAGAACGACCCCTGGGAACCTGTTGTGTCCTTTGAGGACTACATCCGCAACAACGAAGACATAGTCAACCAG GATCTGGTTGCCTGGGTGACAGTAGGCTTCCTGCATGTGCCTCACTCAGAGGACATCCCCAACACGGCGACGCCCGGCAACGCAGTGGGTTTCTTCCTCCGACCTTTCAATTTCTTCGACGAAGACCCTTCGCTCGCATCCAGAAGCACCGTCATTGTCCGGCCAGGCCAGGACGGCAAGCCCAAGGTCCAGAGATGGACACCTGAGGTCGTAGGTCACTGTGTGACGAACAAGCCGTTCTTTTACAATGGCACTTACGCAGGAGTCTAG